In Fimbriiglobus ruber, a single genomic region encodes these proteins:
- the cmr4 gene encoding type III-B CRISPR module RAMP protein Cmr4 → MADAHEPIATGLLGLHALTALHPGAGTAPGQVDLPVQRERHTGWPNIAGSSLKGILRDTCREQISRDGDLDKLDRHDDKPAQLAERKGTAREKANNTLRLNELFGPPTAGSSEFAGAVSITDARLLAYPVRSLKGVFAWVTCPEAVERFARDTRMAGTSAPTIPPTKDLKPQEAMVPPGCPCLIDGKHLLLEEFRLAVVSGDPSPWATWVASHLLPTTPDYAATRARFAKHLVVAHDDDFTHFVKYATEVTARIGLDYETKTVKSGALFYQEFLPTESLFYSVVLVNRARTRRENGPAPSSGKALLANLTGMLQQVPVLQIGGDETTGKGYCSVRLNTGDK, encoded by the coding sequence GTGGCCGACGCACACGAACCGATCGCGACCGGGCTGCTCGGGCTCCACGCCCTGACGGCCTTACACCCCGGGGCCGGTACGGCCCCGGGCCAGGTCGACCTGCCGGTCCAACGGGAGCGGCACACGGGGTGGCCGAACATCGCCGGGTCGTCCCTCAAGGGCATCTTACGGGACACCTGCCGGGAGCAGATTTCCCGCGACGGCGATCTCGACAAACTGGACCGACACGACGACAAGCCCGCGCAACTCGCCGAGCGGAAGGGGACCGCCCGCGAGAAGGCCAACAACACGTTGCGGTTGAACGAGTTGTTCGGCCCGCCGACCGCCGGCTCGTCCGAGTTCGCCGGGGCCGTCAGCATCACCGACGCCCGGCTCCTGGCGTACCCGGTGCGCTCGCTTAAGGGCGTGTTCGCCTGGGTCACCTGCCCCGAGGCGGTCGAGCGGTTCGCCCGCGACACCAGGATGGCCGGGACGTCGGCGCCGACGATCCCCCCCACAAAAGACCTGAAGCCGCAAGAGGCGATGGTGCCCCCCGGGTGCCCCTGTTTGATCGACGGGAAGCACCTGTTGCTCGAAGAATTTCGGCTGGCGGTCGTCTCCGGCGACCCGTCGCCGTGGGCGACGTGGGTGGCGAGCCACCTGCTCCCGACCACGCCGGACTACGCCGCCACCCGCGCCCGCTTCGCCAAACATTTGGTCGTCGCCCACGACGACGATTTCACCCACTTCGTCAAATACGCGACCGAAGTGACGGCCCGGATCGGGTTGGATTACGAGACGAAAACGGTCAAAAGTGGGGCACTGTTTTACCAGGAATTCCTCCCCACGGAATCGCTTTTCTATTCGGTCGTGCTCGTCAACCGGGCCCGCACCCGGCGAGAGAACGGCCCGGCCCCGTCGTCCGGCAAGGCGCTGCTGGCCAACCTGACCGGAATGCTGCAACAGGTGCCCGTGCTGCAAATCGGCGGCGACGAGACAACCGGTAAAGGCTATTGCTCGGTTCGCTTGAATACGGGGGACAAATGA
- a CDS encoding ISAs1 family transposase, whose translation MDTTPTAPFVEAFRTLEDPRRPGRTLAHNLHEILTIALCAAIGGANDWVAVETFGRAKIGWFRRFLPLAHGIPSHDTFGRVFAHLKPAAFQACFGQWIADVCGKLGLAHIAIDGKRLAGSGEPGAGIQALHLVSAWATDARLSLGQVAVDDKSNEITAIPQLLELIEISGALVSIDAMGCQKEIAATIRANRGDDLLAVKDNQPHLREDIEALFDRALANEFATGTWDWYAKEETNRGRAEMRQCWVLTNVEDLEGIRDRALWTDLKSVIVVVSERGVGGKSQTETRFYISSRVASARQFAGWARNHWGIENGLHWVLDVVFREDASRVRHGREDAQAENVGWLRRMVLAVLKQIKTKSSLNGMRLKAGWDEAYMEEVLQKIKGF comes from the coding sequence ATGGACACGACTCCCACCGCGCCCTTCGTTGAGGCCTTCCGCACCTTGGAGGATCCGCGCCGCCCGGGGCGGACCTTGGCTCACAACTTGCACGAGATTCTGACCATCGCCCTGTGCGCGGCCATCGGCGGGGCCAACGACTGGGTCGCCGTCGAAACGTTCGGCCGAGCCAAGATTGGGTGGTTCCGGCGGTTCCTCCCCCTGGCCCACGGGATCCCGTCCCACGATACTTTCGGACGGGTGTTCGCCCATCTCAAGCCGGCCGCGTTCCAGGCGTGCTTCGGCCAGTGGATCGCCGACGTGTGTGGGAAACTCGGACTCGCGCACATCGCGATCGACGGCAAGCGGTTGGCCGGATCGGGGGAGCCCGGAGCCGGGATCCAGGCCCTCCATCTGGTCAGCGCGTGGGCCACCGACGCCCGCCTGAGTCTCGGCCAAGTGGCCGTCGACGACAAGTCGAACGAGATCACCGCGATCCCCCAGTTGCTCGAATTGATTGAGATTTCCGGGGCGTTAGTGAGCATCGACGCGATGGGATGCCAGAAAGAAATCGCGGCCACGATTCGCGCGAATCGGGGCGACGACTTACTGGCGGTGAAGGACAATCAGCCCCATCTGAGAGAGGACATCGAAGCCTTGTTCGATCGCGCGCTGGCGAATGAGTTCGCGACGGGTACGTGGGACTGGTATGCCAAGGAGGAGACGAATCGGGGTCGGGCCGAGATGCGGCAGTGCTGGGTGCTGACGAACGTGGAGGACCTGGAGGGGATCCGGGATCGCGCCCTGTGGACGGATCTCAAGAGTGTAATCGTGGTGGTTTCGGAGCGCGGGGTGGGGGGGAAGAGTCAGACCGAGACCCGCTTTTACATCAGTAGCCGGGTGGCCTCGGCCCGGCAATTCGCCGGATGGGCGCGGAATCATTGGGGCATTGAGAATGGGTTACATTGGGTGTTAGATGTGGTGTTCCGGGAGGATGCCAGTCGCGTGCGACATGGACGTGAGGACGCCCAAGCCGAGAACGTCGGATGGTTGCGGCGGATGGTACTCGCGGTCCTCAAGCAGATCAAAACGAAGTCGAGCCTCAATGGGATGCGATTAAAGGCCGGATGGGATGAGGCATACATGGAAGAAGTTTTGCAGAAAATCAAGGGGTTCTGA
- the ispH gene encoding 4-hydroxy-3-methylbut-2-enyl diphosphate reductase, producing MKIILANPRGFCAGVNMAVESLETALRVFGSPLYVYHEIVHNRPIVDRFRAKGVVFVDGISEVPNGGTVLYSAHGVSPEIRRQSVERNLRAIDATCPLVTKVHIEAVKYAKEGYTIILIGHDGHDEVIGTMGEAPANMVLVESEADVEALNFPADVKLAYLTQTTLSVDETKGIIAALKRKFPQLTGPSKDDICYATQNRQEAVRDLVPEADVVIVLGSQNSSNSNRLAEIAKQKGRAAYLIDSVAELRDEWFRPTDTVLVTAGASAPEDHVQACVDHLREKFNAAVEPRTIREEHVNFPLPKELRVLTRK from the coding sequence ATGAAGATCATTCTCGCCAACCCGCGCGGGTTCTGTGCCGGCGTCAACATGGCGGTCGAGAGCCTGGAGACGGCACTGCGGGTGTTCGGCAGCCCGCTGTACGTCTACCACGAGATCGTCCACAACCGCCCGATCGTCGACCGGTTCCGCGCCAAGGGCGTGGTTTTCGTGGACGGTATCTCGGAGGTGCCGAACGGCGGGACGGTGTTGTACAGCGCGCACGGCGTCTCGCCCGAGATCCGCCGCCAGTCGGTGGAACGGAACCTGCGGGCGATCGACGCCACCTGCCCGCTTGTTACCAAGGTTCACATAGAGGCCGTAAAGTACGCTAAAGAAGGGTACACGATCATCCTGATCGGTCACGACGGCCACGACGAGGTGATCGGCACGATGGGCGAGGCCCCCGCCAACATGGTCCTGGTCGAGAGCGAGGCGGACGTCGAAGCCCTGAACTTCCCGGCGGACGTGAAACTCGCCTACCTGACGCAGACGACCTTGAGCGTGGACGAGACGAAGGGCATCATCGCGGCCCTCAAGCGCAAGTTCCCCCAGCTCACCGGCCCGAGTAAGGACGACATTTGTTACGCGACGCAGAACCGCCAGGAGGCGGTCCGGGATCTCGTCCCGGAGGCGGACGTGGTGATCGTCCTCGGGAGCCAGAACAGTTCCAACAGCAACCGCCTCGCCGAGATCGCCAAACAGAAGGGCCGGGCGGCGTACCTGATCGACAGCGTGGCCGAGCTCCGCGACGAGTGGTTCCGACCAACCGACACCGTACTCGTGACGGCCGGCGCGAGCGCGCCGGAAGACCACGTCCAGGCGTGCGTCGACCACCTCCGCGAGAAGTTTAACGCGGCCGTCGAGCCGCGAACGATCCGCGAGGAACACGTCAACTTCCCGCTGCCGAAGGAACTGCGCGTGCTGACGCGGAAGTGA
- the amrB gene encoding AmmeMemoRadiSam system protein B, producing the protein MAPSPIITPDFRPRLRPRLAAARSPDPAALVLYDPNRLSPSVVTFPQHQLTWAERFTGASTLYEIQAALGLSSSTELISFVTTLDDALLLDSPAFRSYLNGPVRRPACIGCYPEEPAAIREMMRGLFTAPGGPGLPRDPAAVPPAPGKLRAALVPHMDYARGGVTYGWGFQELIEQTDASLFVIVATSHYSPKRFTLTRMNFATPLGTVETDQAYIDRLVAAYGTGLFDDPVAHLPEHSIELEVVLLQYLLENRRPFRIVPLLVGSFHDCVDRGTSPEAAADIARMVAALQAAEAGAGESVCYLISGDLAHIGPKFRDPNPVDGPQLTASRNGDETLLKHLTAADPQGYFAAIAAEGDARRICGLPPTWLTLQALRPRAGRVLHYNQYVHPAGHESVSYAAAAFYE; encoded by the coding sequence GTGGCTCCTTCCCCCATTATCACCCCCGACTTCCGCCCCAGACTCCGCCCCCGGCTCGCGGCCGCCCGCTCGCCCGACCCGGCCGCGCTCGTACTCTACGACCCGAACCGGCTCAGCCCCTCGGTCGTGACCTTTCCCCAACACCAACTCACCTGGGCCGAACGGTTCACGGGCGCATCGACCCTATACGAGATCCAGGCGGCCCTCGGTCTTTCTTCCTCCACAGAACTCATCTCCTTCGTCACCACCCTCGACGACGCTCTGCTACTCGACAGCCCGGCGTTTCGCTCATACCTGAACGGCCCCGTCCGCCGACCCGCGTGCATCGGGTGTTACCCGGAGGAACCCGCCGCCATCCGCGAGATGATGCGTGGGCTGTTCACCGCCCCCGGCGGCCCGGGTCTCCCCCGCGACCCGGCCGCCGTCCCGCCCGCGCCCGGGAAACTCCGCGCCGCCCTCGTCCCGCACATGGACTACGCCCGGGGCGGAGTGACTTACGGCTGGGGCTTTCAGGAGCTGATCGAGCAGACCGACGCCAGCCTGTTCGTGATCGTCGCCACGTCGCACTATTCGCCGAAGCGGTTCACGTTGACGCGGATGAATTTCGCCACGCCCCTCGGCACGGTCGAGACCGATCAGGCGTACATCGACCGGCTGGTCGCCGCTTACGGGACCGGCCTGTTCGACGACCCGGTCGCCCACCTGCCGGAACACTCGATCGAACTCGAAGTGGTCCTGCTGCAATACCTGCTGGAAAACCGCCGACCGTTCCGGATCGTCCCGCTACTGGTCGGATCGTTCCACGATTGCGTCGACCGCGGTACGTCGCCGGAGGCGGCCGCGGACATCGCCCGGATGGTGGCCGCGTTGCAGGCGGCCGAGGCCGGGGCGGGGGAATCGGTCTGCTACCTTATCAGCGGCGACCTGGCGCACATCGGGCCGAAGTTCCGCGACCCGAACCCGGTCGACGGCCCCCAGTTGACGGCGAGCCGCAACGGGGACGAAACGCTGCTCAAACACCTCACGGCCGCTGACCCGCAAGGGTATTTCGCGGCGATCGCGGCCGAGGGGGACGCCCGGCGGATCTGCGGCCTCCCGCCCACCTGGCTGACGCTGCAAGCCCTCCGCCCCCGCGCGGGCCGCGTCCTCCACTACAATCAGTACGTTCACCCGGCCGGCCACGAGAGCGTGAGCTACGCGGCCGCCGCGTTCTACGAGTAG
- the cmr6 gene encoding type III-B CRISPR module RAMP protein Cmr6, protein MSIGTVKKWFPDRGIGYLTDTADGADVFFGDRGLLGLTPADVHIGMAVEFDRREDDRGPRAVKIRRAGTAPAPPPGPGPTAAPARPRPPIEPPPRPPRDTPALTEIPLPRSTQAVVARVRIEDRHPGLQLDKLVIPGDQERQRDSLANVTRVQGDRGLLAELRARRGKWLKTWPRTTTGPLTLHLARANVLENAGLCLHPVYGFAYLPGSGLKGMARAFATEMATADPRDVEAVFGNEPGETDEDRQTAGGVIFHDAWPADWPTLAVDITNNHHPKYYQGGDAPGDWDSPVPVYFLAIHPGTTFEFAVAARRVDGAPRLVTLAREWLDGALTASGAGAKTAAGYGTFRADGRPSEGNRRSAVVQLELISPAFLAGAAQDGTDCDLRTATLRGQLRWWWRTLHAGFLSVDELRSLEAAIWGDTNVGSAVRIELTPRTAGHVTLYAHPAERQSGTRYVAYGMDESVRIGGNRVRKQRYVMAPGASWELRITTRRSSYRPPVTDPKSPPPAIALTADEVREQALAACWLMAQYGGVGSKGRKGFGSLDVTGPDLPPGLDRCRAAAEQFRRDRLKRPGSFSQALAESPSISDPSLSFFELNLPDRTANDAVERIGRAFSATAAQFKHDPGKAAWGLPRKVHGPMDSPLPHQQADTHQPPEWLDFPKRSHATSPANARHASPIHLHVGKAVGGGLVLRSLALPAKDLPDHTESARMLRLFDAAFRSEISSSAQQIRGRPLPGVTPPFPAANLVEVTILERMEKSGPNAFRVQEDGKQKGMVIHGTPPNPLPAIGDKVRVYREPTSSPQNPTYRWSAPAPSPPPTRPGNRR, encoded by the coding sequence ATGTCAATTGGAACGGTCAAGAAGTGGTTTCCGGACAGGGGAATCGGTTACCTGACGGACACCGCCGACGGTGCCGACGTGTTTTTCGGCGATCGCGGGTTGCTGGGACTGACGCCGGCTGACGTCCACATCGGCATGGCTGTTGAATTCGATCGGCGAGAAGACGACCGCGGGCCGCGGGCTGTCAAGATTCGTCGAGCGGGCACCGCACCGGCACCCCCTCCGGGCCCCGGGCCAACGGCCGCACCGGCGCGCCCGCGCCCGCCGATCGAACCGCCCCCGCGGCCGCCACGCGACACCCCTGCGTTGACGGAAATCCCGTTACCACGTTCCACTCAAGCCGTCGTCGCACGAGTGCGCATCGAAGACCGTCATCCGGGCCTACAACTGGACAAATTGGTAATTCCTGGCGACCAGGAGCGGCAGCGGGACTCTCTCGCAAATGTGACACGCGTTCAAGGCGATCGTGGTTTACTCGCTGAACTGCGCGCCCGCCGCGGAAAATGGTTAAAAACGTGGCCCCGAACCACCACTGGTCCCCTCACGCTTCACCTCGCCCGGGCCAACGTGCTTGAAAACGCCGGGCTTTGTTTACACCCGGTGTACGGTTTCGCGTACCTGCCCGGCAGCGGCTTAAAGGGAATGGCCCGCGCGTTTGCCACGGAAATGGCGACAGCCGACCCGAGAGACGTCGAGGCCGTATTTGGCAACGAGCCGGGTGAGACGGATGAAGACCGCCAAACCGCCGGCGGAGTGATTTTCCACGATGCGTGGCCGGCCGATTGGCCGACGCTGGCGGTCGACATCACAAACAACCATCACCCCAAATACTATCAAGGTGGAGACGCGCCAGGAGATTGGGATTCCCCGGTTCCAGTTTACTTCCTTGCCATCCATCCCGGCACGACTTTCGAGTTCGCCGTCGCCGCGCGGCGCGTCGACGGTGCCCCCCGTTTGGTGACTTTGGCCCGCGAATGGTTGGACGGCGCCCTGACGGCGTCTGGTGCCGGAGCGAAGACGGCAGCCGGATACGGGACATTCCGAGCGGACGGCCGCCCGTCTGAGGGGAACCGTCGGTCCGCGGTCGTGCAATTGGAACTCATTTCGCCCGCATTCCTGGCCGGGGCGGCACAAGACGGAACGGACTGCGACCTGCGAACCGCTACACTTCGTGGGCAGCTGAGGTGGTGGTGGCGGACGTTACACGCCGGTTTTCTCAGCGTCGACGAATTGCGGTCGCTGGAAGCGGCCATCTGGGGCGACACGAACGTCGGATCGGCCGTCCGAATCGAACTCACGCCCCGAACGGCTGGACATGTTACGCTGTACGCTCACCCAGCCGAACGTCAGTCGGGCACCCGATATGTGGCGTATGGGATGGACGAGTCGGTAAGAATTGGTGGTAACAGAGTTCGCAAACAGCGGTACGTGATGGCTCCCGGCGCCTCATGGGAGCTGCGAATAACTACCCGTCGCTCGTCCTATCGACCGCCCGTAACGGACCCGAAATCGCCTCCGCCCGCAATCGCGTTGACGGCCGACGAGGTGCGGGAGCAGGCACTGGCGGCGTGTTGGTTGATGGCGCAGTACGGAGGAGTTGGGTCCAAGGGTCGGAAAGGATTCGGCTCGCTCGATGTGACGGGACCCGATTTGCCACCGGGGTTGGACCGCTGCCGGGCCGCGGCCGAACAGTTTCGGCGCGACCGCCTCAAGCGCCCGGGGTCATTTAGTCAGGCCCTGGCCGAATCACCGAGCATATCGGACCCCTCACTGTCTTTCTTCGAGTTGAACCTGCCGGACCGGACCGCCAACGACGCCGTCGAGCGAATCGGGCGCGCTTTTTCTGCCACCGCGGCCCAATTCAAACACGACCCCGGCAAAGCCGCTTGGGGTCTGCCGCGGAAAGTTCACGGTCCCATGGACAGTCCGCTCCCCCACCAACAGGCCGACACGCACCAACCACCCGAGTGGCTCGATTTCCCGAAGCGTTCTCACGCGACGTCGCCGGCCAATGCCCGACACGCGTCACCGATTCACTTACACGTTGGCAAAGCGGTGGGCGGAGGATTGGTTTTGCGGTCCCTCGCCTTACCCGCGAAGGACCTTCCCGACCATACCGAGAGTGCCCGCATGCTCCGGCTTTTTGATGCCGCGTTTCGGAGTGAGATTTCGTCCTCCGCACAGCAGATTCGCGGCCGCCCGTTGCCTGGCGTTACGCCACCCTTTCCTGCCGCGAACCTGGTCGAGGTCACGATTCTTGAGCGCATGGAAAAGAGCGGACCGAATGCCTTTCGTGTTCAGGAAGATGGCAAACAGAAAGGCATGGTGATCCACGGTACCCCACCTAATCCTTTACCAGCCATCGGGGACAAAGTCCGCGTTTATCGCGAACCAACATCCAGTCCACAAAATCCCACGTATCGATGGTCTGCCCCCGCTCCTTCTCCGCCACCTACGCGGCCGGGTAACCGACGATAA
- a CDS encoding putative CRISPR-associated protein — MPRPILLCTVGTSLFFPNLAGLRNTLTADDAKPDDKKAVPPTLRPAAEKLAAAYDASDWPGVAAALGEFPTTQRLCGAEVNSIASLIANDYAPEDCGIYFFHSDTADGKNIAGVLCRLFAARGHSPVAAVPVPDLQDQDAKRFRTKGLRNLAKLLCAKVREHSAAACAINATGGYKAQIAVAVLLGQAIGLPVYYMHERFSEIIAFPPLPIALDFEVWMRASGLLAALEKEFVSRAVVADEWDERYESLVEVETGPDGSEQLCLSAAGQIFHDTFRERFRTVHDQILPPPALAKKRPQIEKAGWPGTFPDAVRFLERVTAEVPSVVRCATRYYNPDLPEPTRFRIKGDDIEGIFSDGSRSLKFIVETTATSPGQRYAVVAALNEQLASR, encoded by the coding sequence ATGCCGCGACCGATCTTGCTCTGCACCGTGGGCACGAGTCTGTTTTTCCCGAACCTGGCCGGCTTGCGAAACACCCTGACCGCCGACGACGCCAAGCCGGACGACAAGAAAGCGGTCCCGCCCACCCTCCGCCCGGCCGCGGAGAAATTGGCCGCCGCTTACGACGCGTCGGACTGGCCCGGGGTGGCGGCGGCGTTGGGTGAGTTCCCGACTACCCAACGCCTCTGTGGTGCCGAAGTCAATTCGATCGCCAGCCTGATCGCGAACGACTACGCCCCCGAGGACTGTGGGATCTACTTCTTCCACTCCGACACGGCCGACGGGAAAAACATCGCCGGGGTACTCTGTCGACTGTTCGCCGCCCGTGGTCATTCGCCCGTGGCCGCCGTTCCGGTGCCGGACCTCCAGGACCAGGACGCGAAGCGGTTCCGCACCAAGGGGCTGCGGAACCTCGCCAAATTGCTCTGTGCGAAGGTGCGCGAACACTCCGCCGCCGCTTGCGCGATCAACGCCACCGGTGGGTACAAGGCCCAGATCGCCGTCGCCGTGCTGCTCGGCCAGGCGATCGGCCTCCCCGTCTACTACATGCACGAACGCTTCAGCGAAATCATCGCGTTTCCCCCTTTGCCGATCGCCCTCGATTTCGAAGTCTGGATGCGGGCCAGCGGGTTACTCGCGGCGCTCGAAAAGGAGTTCGTTTCCCGGGCCGTCGTTGCGGACGAGTGGGACGAGCGGTACGAAAGCCTGGTCGAGGTGGAAACGGGTCCCGACGGCTCCGAACAACTCTGTCTGTCGGCAGCCGGACAAATTTTCCACGACACCTTTCGCGAACGGTTTCGGACCGTCCACGATCAGATCCTGCCGCCGCCGGCGCTCGCGAAAAAGCGGCCGCAAATCGAGAAGGCCGGGTGGCCGGGTACGTTCCCGGACGCCGTCCGGTTTCTGGAGCGGGTGACGGCGGAGGTACCGAGTGTCGTTCGGTGTGCGACGCGGTATTACAACCCGGACCTTCCCGAGCCAACCCGGTTCAGGATTAAGGGAGATGACATTGAGGGCATCTTCTCAGACGGCAGCCGGTCGCTGAAGTTCATCGTGGAAACGACGGCGACCTCGCCTGGCCAACGATATGCTGTGGTTGCCGCATTGAACGAGCAGCTCGCTTCGCGGTAG
- a CDS encoding type III-B CRISPR module-associated Cmr3 family protein, producing the protein MAGTSWIGLRLDALDTLFFRDGRPFDAASRATGGLPAPQTLAGAVRTALLARTGFDFARFAAERKNGDVMAALRKCRANEAVISASFRGPWLALADDREVTPLLPMPEVLKRAKSAGWSRAKPRKPQDVPGWHDPNDLHPVWRDQETDAKAAPELLTLAGLTSFLTGDDPADAECVKLGDVHGYDHRVGIEVSADSFTTKEGMLYGIQLLALKRRYPDHPTGRKVCLYAEIQVDGDLEHHLANMAVPFGGEGKYVGATKVPACVWPAADASAKHSLWYLATPTFFSPTGRPLPRVAGLTAAASGAGIPVSGWDVAYNGPRPTRFAVPAGAVYFVEGPGESTAFLDGEQSGALRQEGWGFALQGKWEG; encoded by the coding sequence ATGGCCGGTACATCCTGGATCGGGTTACGACTCGACGCGCTCGACACCCTCTTCTTCCGCGACGGCCGCCCGTTCGACGCCGCCTCACGCGCGACCGGCGGACTGCCCGCCCCCCAGACGCTGGCCGGGGCCGTCCGCACGGCCCTTCTGGCACGAACGGGGTTCGATTTCGCCCGGTTCGCGGCCGAACGGAAGAACGGCGACGTGATGGCCGCCCTCCGCAAATGCCGTGCGAACGAGGCCGTCATTTCGGCCTCCTTCCGCGGCCCCTGGTTAGCGCTAGCCGACGATCGTGAGGTTACGCCCCTCCTGCCAATGCCCGAGGTCTTGAAGCGGGCAAAGAGTGCGGGGTGGTCGCGGGCAAAGCCGCGGAAGCCGCAAGATGTTCCCGGCTGGCACGACCCGAACGACTTGCACCCTGTCTGGCGTGACCAAGAAACCGACGCCAAAGCGGCTCCTGAACTCCTGACGCTCGCCGGCTTGACGTCGTTCTTGACGGGAGACGACCCGGCGGACGCGGAGTGCGTGAAACTCGGCGACGTGCACGGTTACGACCACCGCGTCGGTATCGAAGTGAGCGCGGATTCGTTTACCACAAAAGAAGGCATGCTGTACGGTATCCAACTCCTGGCTCTCAAGCGGAGATACCCGGACCATCCGACCGGCCGCAAGGTTTGTCTTTACGCCGAGATTCAGGTCGACGGCGATCTGGAACATCACCTGGCGAACATGGCCGTTCCGTTCGGCGGCGAGGGGAAGTATGTCGGGGCGACAAAGGTTCCGGCGTGCGTATGGCCGGCCGCAGACGCCAGCGCGAAACACTCGTTGTGGTATCTTGCCACCCCGACGTTCTTTTCACCGACCGGTCGGCCCCTCCCGCGGGTGGCGGGTCTGACAGCCGCGGCCTCGGGTGCCGGCATCCCCGTGTCGGGTTGGGACGTGGCGTACAACGGCCCGCGGCCCACCCGCTTCGCCGTCCCGGCCGGCGCGGTCTACTTCGTCGAGGGGCCGGGCGAATCCACCGCATTCTTGGACGGCGAACAATCCGGCGCCCTCCGGCAAGAGGGCTGGGGCTTTGCACTTCAAGGAAAATGGGAGGGCTGA
- a CDS encoding DUF6444 domain-containing protein has product MFSAMTRPPSISEDQWATFPAAGQALIATLLAEIAQLKVQVAHLQQRLDANSTNSHRPPSSDPPHTKPAPPRRPSGKTRGGQPEARADNSPGRRGHRPQADTLRPLPTHPHR; this is encoded by the coding sequence ATGTTCTCGGCCATGACGCGGCCGCCTTCGATTTCTGAAGACCAGTGGGCCACATTCCCCGCCGCCGGGCAAGCTCTCATTGCCACCCTCCTCGCCGAGATCGCCCAACTCAAAGTTCAGGTCGCCCATCTCCAACAGCGACTCGACGCGAACTCCACCAACTCACACCGGCCACCCTCGTCCGACCCGCCCCACACCAAGCCCGCCCCTCCGCGCCGCCCGTCCGGCAAGACGCGCGGCGGGCAACCCGAAGCACGAGCGGACAATTCTCCCGGCCGACGAGGTCATCGACCACAAGCCGACACACTGCGACCGCTGCCGACACACCCTCACCGGTGA
- the cmr5 gene encoding type III-B CRISPR module-associated protein Cmr5: protein MSTGDRQTPDQQRARHAWEVISRVKNANDAKLKKDFGIHVRKLPMRVLASGLGAALAFLEAKKDAPELVSALSSWMENVVPVRPPGQARLLLRIIESDADFQRFATTECLAYLQWLVRFAEAEGLTKDAG, encoded by the coding sequence ATGAGTACCGGCGACCGACAGACCCCCGACCAGCAGCGCGCGCGGCACGCGTGGGAAGTCATCAGCCGCGTGAAAAACGCGAATGACGCGAAATTGAAAAAAGACTTCGGCATCCACGTCCGCAAGCTGCCAATGCGCGTTCTCGCTTCGGGGCTGGGCGCGGCGCTGGCTTTTCTGGAGGCCAAGAAAGACGCACCAGAGTTAGTCAGTGCGCTGTCGTCTTGGATGGAGAATGTCGTACCCGTCCGACCGCCGGGCCAAGCCCGGCTCCTGTTACGAATCATCGAAAGCGACGCGGACTTCCAGCGGTTTGCCACGACGGAATGCCTTGCTTACTTGCAGTGGCTCGTGCGATTCGCTGAGGCCGAAGGTCTTACCAAAGACGCGGGGTGA